From Pedobacter aquae:
CAGTAACAAGCTAATGTTAAATTTGTTTAAAGAAATACAAATTTACAAGCTGTTTAGACTTTCCAAATATTTTTTTGCTTGTTCTGTGATTTTTTCTTTCTCTTCGGGCTCAATTTTTTCCAAAAGCTTATACATCATAGCTACTCGCTGATTGTTTTTTAGCTTTTCTTCATGCTCCATATAAAAGTTCCAATACAAGCTATTGAATGGACAAGCTTTACTACCATGTCTCTTCCCCTTATCGTAAAAACAACTTTTGCAGTAATTACTCATCTTATCAATATAATTGGCTGATGATACATAAGGTTTACTACCCACAATTCCTCCGTCTGCAAATTGGCTCATCCCTCTGGTATTGGTAATTTGAACCCATTCAACAGCATCAGCATAAGTACCTAAAAACCAATAATCAACTTCAGTTGGATGTATACCTGCCAACAAGGTGAAATTTCCAATCACCATTAAACGCTGTATATGATGGGCATAAGCATTTTCTAAAGAATTAGATATGCAGTGTTTTAGGCAATTCATTTTTACTTTTCCATCCCAAAACCATTGCGGTAATGTGCCAGAATAATTGAAGAAGTTTTTTTCTTTGAAAGCAGGCATTTCTACCCAATATATCCCCCTCATATACTCTCGCCACCCTATAACCTGTCTTGTAAAACCTTCTACTTGAGCTATAGTAATACTATGTTGGTGCAACTCCCAATACTTAATAACCTGTTGTACAACCTCGCTGGGGCTGATGATTTTTAAATTGAGTACAAAAGATAATCTGGAGTGGAAAAGTGTTACATGCTCTTTTAGCATAGCATCTTCATAAGTACCAAAAGCTGGCAAAAGTTCCTCGCAAAAATAATCTAATAGGGCAAAAGCTTCCTGCCTACCAACCGGATAATCAAATTCCTTTTTGTTGATTTCTCCCATATAGGGAACTTCCATTTTGTCTAGTACAGCCACCAACTCGGTTACATCTCTTTTGAAAAGTAATGGTTCTTTTAATGAAGTTTTGCCATCATATTTTTTCCTATTCTCCGCATCAAAATTCCATTGGCCTCCTATGGGATTTAGCTGGCTATCTACCAATATTTGGTGCTTCTTACGCATATAACGGTAGAAATTTTCCATCAGGTATTGCTTCTTTCCCCTAAAAAAATCTCTGACCTCATTTCTTGAAGTTAGGAAGTGGTGGGTATCGTAAACTTTGCTTTCTTTAAAGTCTTTTTGAATTTCTTTTAACGTTTCGTCTAGTCTTAATTCATCTGGTAATTGGTATTCTAACTTTTTAATATTGAGCTTTTGCTTAAGCCAAAGTAGGTTTTCTTTAAAATCTTGCTGATTTTCTGTGCTATCCAGATAAAAGTAAATGACATGATGCCCTTGTTGTTTAAGGCTTAAGGCGAAATGCCTCATATTAAGGAAGAAGCCAATAATTTTTTGGATATGATGCTTCACATATAATTGTTCTGGCATAATTTCCATCATCACATAAGTGACATCCTTTTGCTTATCAGCAAACCAAGGATGTTGCAAATTGAGTTGATCTCCTAAAATTAACCTTAAGGTTTTAGACATGTAAAGTCAACATGGAAAATGCAATTTGGTTTTGCATTATTTTATTGAAGTTAGAACAGGCGGATGATTAAATCTAAATTATTGATTTACGGTATTTTTTAGGCAAAATTCAGATTAAAGAATGACTCCTATCTTAATCGGGATGAGATGAAATAAGTAGGAATTGCTTCGCTTCATTCACAAGGAACAAGCTCATCAATAATTCAATCACATATAATTTTCATGTACAATTTCTGAGCTACGTTCAGAAAGTTCTGGTAGCCATAGCTTTACGTATTCGCCTTTGGGGTCGTATTCTTTAGCTTGCTTTGGAATGTTGAAGTACCTATCCTCTCTAGGGTCATTACCTACACCTGCAACATAAGCCCAATTTCCCCAATTACTTGCAGGACTATAATCTACCAGTTTCTCTTCAAAATAGGCCGCTCCCCAAGTCCAGTTTACGTTTAAGTCTTTCACTAAATAAGAAGCTACATTTTGTCTTCCTCTATTACTCATGAACCCTGTTAAGTTCAATTCTCTCATATTAGCGTCTACGAAAGGAACTCCGGTTTTACCGGCTTTCCATTTCTCAAAAAGCTCTTCTTGGTTAGGTGCTAAATCCTGAGATTTCCCCTTCACCCCTTCTTGAATAAAGTATTGTGTGCCATGTTTTTTAAACATGAAACGGAAATAATCTCTCCAAAGCAATTCAAAAATTAGCCAATAAGTAGAATCATTAGCCCCACGTTCTTTCTCATATTTTTTTACTTCCCAATAAACTTCTCTAGGCGAAACGCACCCAGCAGCCAACCAAGGAGATAGTTTAGAACTATAATCGGCACCTATTAAGCCATTTCTGGTGATTTTATATTGCTTTAGAAAATCGGTCTCCCACAAATAATAGTTTAACCTTTTTAAGCCTTCAGTTTCGCCACCTATAAAATTTATAGCTCTGCGTTGATCTGGCTGAAACTCTTCAAAACCTAAATCTTGAAGCGTAGGAATCTCCGTTTGTTCTAAATGAAGAGGAACTACAATTTTTTCTGGCGTAGCAAATACAGAACGTATTTGCCCTTCTTTTTCTGCTTTTTTCCTGAATTTGGTAAATACATCAGGAATATCTTTTATAGGAAAAGGTAAATCTTCTTTGTGATATAAAGTATGGCCAATAAAATGCTTCAGGTTGGTTTGGCTTTTCCATAGCGCATCTTCAACTAAAGAAGAAATTTTAGTTTCCTCAGAAGCTACCTCTCTATGGTGATAAACCTCATCTACTTGATGTTTTTTAACTATTTCTGGAAGTATTTCTTCCGGTAAACCGGTATACACCATTAAGTCTCCACCTAATTTTTGTAACGAAAGTCTTAAATCTGTAACGCTTTCAATGGTAAACTGAGCTCTAAAAACACCGGTTTTTTGTGTTTGATAAACAGACTGCGTGTAATAACGAGTATCAAAAATATAGACAGGAAGAATTTTGGCACCTTTTAAAGTAGCTTCAAGCAATATTTCATTGTCATGAATACGTAGATCATTCCTGAACCAAACTAATATCGTTTTACCACTCATATCAAGGTTTATAATTTAAAATGCCTGCAATTTGGTTATTATTTCATATTTCGGCAACATTCTGAGCAATATTTTACTTCTTCCCAACATTTTTCCCACTTTTTACGCCAAGAGAAAGGCTTATGGCAAGAAATACAAAGCTTTGATGGTAAATGAGCCTTACTAATAACTTTACCGCTTTTGTTCTTCATGATGTTTAAACAATAAAATACTTCGGATGTTTAAAACATAATGAAACAAGATTTTAAACACTTTAGTCAAGTAGATATTGATAGAATTATAGAGATGGCCTGGGAAGACCGCACTCCTTTTGAAGCTATAGCTTATCAGTTTAAACTATCAGAACAAGAGGTGATTAGGCTAATGAGAAGAGAGCTCAAACCGTCAAGCTGGAGACTTTGGAGAGAGCGAGCTCACCAGGTTTCTATCAAACATCAAAAGAAAAGAGAGCAAGACGTAAGCCGCTTTAAATGTTCATTGCAACGTCAAATTACGTTAAACAAAATCTCTAAGCGATAATCTATCGTACATTTGTTTAAGAAATATCTATAAAAGTTAAACAAAACTACATCCTTGATGTTAAACTTACAATGAAACAGAAAATAGCCGTTTACAGAAAAGAACATTTTAATGCCGCACACAGACTTCATAACCCTTTGTGGAGTGATGAAGAAAACAAAAAAGTTTTTGGCAAGTGTAATAATCCCAGCTTCCACGGCCATAATTATGAACTTATCGTAAAAGTTATAGGCTACACCGATGAGCAAACAGGTTATTTGGTAGATATGAAAATCTTATCAGACATTATCCAAGAGCATGTTGTAGAAAAATTTGACCATAAGAACCTCAATTTAGATGTGGCAGAGTTTAAAGACTTAAACCCTACTGCAGAAAATATTGCCATGGTAATTTGGAATATACTAAGAGCGCAAATAGACAATGCGCTAGATCTTTATGTTACACTTTTTGAAACTGAAAGAAACTATGTTGAGTACCCAGCTTAAACCACTAAAAAAAGATTTACTAACCCATTTTGAGGAGTTAGGCGATGAACATATTGGCACTTCTTACGATACACCGCTAAGAGACGATGCCTTTGATTTAGATGATGATGTTAAAATAGACCAGATTGCCCATCATTTTAAGCATATTATGGATATTTTAGGTCTTGATCTTACTGATGATAGCCTAAGAGGTACTCCGCAAAGAGTAGCTAAAATGTATGTGAAAGAAATTTTCAAAGGTTTAAATCCGGCTAATAAGCCTGATATGAAGCTGTTTGATAATAAATACCAGTACAATCAAATGCTGGTAGAAAAAAATATCACTTTATACAGCAATTGCGAGCATCATTTTGTACCTATTATAGGTAGAGCACATGTAGCTTACATTAGCAATGGTAAAGTAATTGGCTTATCAAAGCTTAACAGAATTGTTCAATATTATGCGCAAAGACCGCAAGTACAAGAACGCTTAACCATGCAAATTGCTAACGAGCTAAAGCAAGCTTTAGGTACAGAAGATGTAGCTGTTGTTATTGATGCTACACACTTATGTGTTTCATCTAGAGGGATTAAAGATGTGCAAAGTTCAACAGTTACTGCAGAATACGGTGGTAAGTTTTTGGATATTGATACCCGTAATGAATTTTTAAAACACATAGGATAACATGAATTATTTAGTAATTGGCGGCAGTACAGGTATAGGTTTAGCATTAGTTGAAAAGCTAATTGCTGATGGGCATGATGTTATTGCTGTTTCTAGGCACAGAGGAGAACTACCTTTAGAAGCAAAATTTATTGAATTAGATATTTTAGGTGATGTTGCTGTTTTAAAAGATCATTTACCAGAAACTATTCATGGTTTAGCTTATTGCCCAGGCACTATTAATTTGAAGCCATTTTCTAGACTTACAGCAGACGATTTTAGAAAAGATTACGAAGTAAATGTTATTGGCGCTGTAAAAGTTATTCAGCAAGTTTTGCCACAACTTAAGGCATCTAAACAAGCTAGTATTTTAATGTTTAGCACTGTAGCTGCCAAAGCAGGGATGGGTTTCCATGCATCTATAGCAGCTGCTAAAAGCGCTATTGAAGGTTTAACCGTTTCTTTGGCGGCAGAATTTGCAGCTTCAAACATAAGGGTTAATACTTTAGCGCCTTCTTTAACAGATACGCCTTTAGCTGCTAGCTTACTGGCTACACCAGAAAGAAGAGAAGCTTCGGAGAAAAGGCATCCTTTAGGAAGAGTTGGTACCGCAGAAGAACTTGCAGAAGCTGCTTATTTCTTGCTATCAGAAAAAAGCTCTTGGATAACCGGGCAGGTTATAGGTATAGATGGTGGAATGTCTACTTTAAAATCATTTTAAGATGAAGCATCTCACTTCAGAGCAAATTACAGAACTCCCATCCAGATATCGTACTACATTTATGAATAGTATTTCTGGGTTTAAGAGTTTACAAATGGTTGCTACCAAAAGTAAAACTACAGGTGCAACCAATATTGCTTTGTTTAACTCTATTTTTCATATTGGCGCCAACCCAGCATATATTGGCATGGTAGTAAGACCAGATGGACCAGAGCATGAAACTTTAAAAAACATCAGCGAAAGCGGATTTTATACCCTTAATAATGTAAAAGAAGAGTTTTATAAAGCGGCGCACCAAACAAGCGCTAGGTATAAAGCAGGCGAATCTGAATTTGCTGCCTGTGGTTTTTTGGAAGAGTATCTAGAAGGTTTTGATGCTCCTTTTGTTAAAGAATCATCGGTTAAATTGGGCTTAAAGCTCAAAGAGATTATACCTATTACGCTAAATAATACCCGTATTGTAATTGGTGAAGTACTACATGTTTGTGTTGATGAAAATTTAATTTCGGCAGATGGTTATATAAACCTAGCAGCAACAAATACGGTAACAGTAGCTGGTTTAGATGCTTACCACAGCACACAATTATTAGCCAGATTAAGCTATGCACAACCAGAAAAACATCCGGAAGAAATAAACGTTTAAGAATTAATTAATCTTGAAGATGATGGAAAATAAAATCTCAGAAAAAAAGCCAAAAGCAATAGGTACCAAAGAAAAAATTCAGAACGCTTATATAGAATACCTATTAACCGAGGGTAAGCAGCCTGCATCGGTTTTTATTTTTGCGAAGAAGAATAAAATGGCCGAGGAAGAATTTTATAAATTTTATGCCTCTTTTAGCGCTATAGAAGCTGATATCTGGAATGATTTATTTTCTAAAACCATAGCCGAGATTAAAAGTCAAGAAGTTTGGGAACAATACTCGGCCAGAGAAAAAGCCCTTTCTTTCTTCTACAGTTTTTTTGAACTTTTAAAAAGCAAAAGAAGTTATGCTTCGCATAGCATAAGAAGCTTCAAAAAAGGTCTTAAAACACCTATAGCATTAAGTTTTGCCAAAGAAACTTTTAATGAATTTAGCACTCAAATTATACAAGAGGGTATAGAAAGCGGCGAGTTATCAGAAAGAAAGTTTATAAGCGATAAATATGTGGATGCGCTTTGGTTACAAGTAGCCTTCTTATTAAACTTCTGGACCAAAGATCAATCTGCAGGTTTTGAAAAAACCGATGAAGCTATAGAAAAAGGTATTAACGTAACTTTTGATTTATTCCAGCGCTCTCCTATTGATAATTTATTTGAATACGGAAAGTTTTTAGCACAACATGCAGGTATTAAAATGGCTTTTTAACTAAATATTAAGGTGCAAGGATTAAGGAGCAAGGAATAAGGATTAAGGAGCAAGGATTAAGGAGCAAGGATTAAGGATTAAAGAGCAAGGAATAAGGATTAAGGAGCAAGGATTAAGGAGCAAGGAATAAGGATTAAAGAGCAAGGAATAAGGATTAAGGAGCAAGGATTAAAGATTGAAAAATAAAGGATGGATTTGAGAATTAAAACCATAGAATCTTGTATCATCTAATCTATATACCCACATATAAAAATGAAAGAGCAAAACAGTATTCCATCTAGTAAAGTAGCCCGTTCTGCAAAATTTGTAGGCACAGGTATAAAAATAGGTGGTAATTATATCAAGCATTATTCTAAAAAACTTTTCAACCCAGATTTAAGTAAGGATGAATTGAATGAGGATAATGCAAGCGACATCTACAACTCTTTAAGTCAGCTTAAAGGTAGTGCTTTAAAAGTTGCACAAATGCTTAGCATGGATAAAAACATCCTGCCAAAGGCTTATGTAGACAAGTTTTCTTTATCGCAATACAATGCGCCACCTTTAAGCGGACCATTGATTGTACAATCTTTCAGAAAGCATTTTGGTAAAACGCCAGAAAAAATATACGATACTTTCAATTTAAAATCAACCAATGCAGCATCTATTGGGCAGGTGCACCAGGCAACATTAAATGGAAAAAAATTGGCTGTAAAAATCCAATATCCGGGTGTTGGCAGCTCTATTTCGTCAGATTTAAAATTGGTAAAACCTTTCGCCTTTAGGTTGTTAGGCATGAGCGAAAAAGAGCTTGATATCTACATGAAAGAAGTTGAAGAGCGTTTGGTAGAAGAAACAGATTATGAATTAGAAGTAAAACGCTCTTTACAGTTTTCTAACGCTTGCGCTGATATTCCTAATTTGGTTTTCCCGGCATACTATCCAGAACTATCTGGCCCAAGAATTATTACCATGGATTGGATAGAGGGCTTACACCTCAAAGAGTTTTTACAAACCAACCCTAGTCAGGAATTAAGAAACCAAATTGGCCAAGCACTTTGGGATTTTTATAATTTTCAACAACATGAATTAAGAGCGGTACATGCCGACCCTCATCCGGGTAATTTCTTAATTACCCCAGAAGGTAAACTAGGTATTATTGATTTTGGATGTATTAAAGAAATTCCAGATGACTTTTACTATCCTTTTTTCTCTACTACATCAACAGAATTATTAAATAATAAAGAAGAAACTATTAAAGCTTTTAGGCTTTTAGAGATGATTTTACCAAAAGATAACGCTCAGCAAATAGAGTTCTATTATCAAAATTATAAAGAGATGATTACCCTTTTTGCAGAACCTTATATGACTGGCGAATTTGATTTTGGGCAAACCCATTTCTTTGATGCTTTATATACTTTTGGCGAGAAAATAGCTAAAATGCCTGAGTTTAAGCAGGCTCGTGGTGTAAAACATTTCATTTATGTTAACCGCACCAATTTTGGCTTGTACAATATTTTACACGAGTTAAAAGCAAATATCAGAACAGATACTTACAGGCCACATGTACAATTGGCTTACTAAGGCAATAAACAAAAAAGCTCTGGCGAAAATCCAGAGCTTTTTATTTTATATAGCTTTCATATATTTTTAAAATTTGTTCAGAATCTTGTCTTACTTAAACTTGAAGAGTTAGTTTTAAATGCCCTCCCAAACCTTTTTGAATGATTTTCATTAAAGTAGAAAGTCTGATATCAGAAGCATCATTCTCAATTCTGGAAATATAGGATTTATTAGTACCGCATTTTTTTGCAAGTTCTTCTTGTGTCATTCCTAACTTAGTTCTGGCTTCTTCAAGTAATGCACCAAGTCTGAAAGCTTCAAATTGTTGTTCCCATTCTTCTCTTTTTGGATTTCCCTTTTTTCCGTATTTTTTATCTAGAATTTCGTCTAAAGTTGTGATATTTTTTTTAGTTATCATTTTGATATTCCTCCATTATTCTTAGTGCCTTTTCAATTTCCTGTTTCGGTGTCTTTTGGCTTTTTTTCTGAAAAGCGTTTCCAAGAACAACTAAATTTCCTTTATCGAAAAATGAAAATATGCGATAAATATTATTTCCAACCTCTACTCGTATTTCATAAAGTCCTTTTGTTCCCTGTAGATGCTTAAAAAGCTTTTCAGGAACTTTAGGAGTAACTTTTATCAGATTCAAAGTCCTTCAATTTTAGCTTGAACTTTCTCGTTCTGACTTTCATAAAAGTCTAGAAAGTAGTTTTTGTAAACTATTACTTGTCTCTCATCGCTCACATAACAAAGTTAACTATTGAGACAACAAGTTCAAAATGTTTTAGACTCAATCCTATCCAACAATATTAGTTATCACAATAATCTTAAAAAAAATTTCATCCCCTTTATGGAATTGGTATAATTATTACATCTTAGAGAAAAACAAATATCAATTACATGATTATCCAAAAAAGAAAGAATATGAAAAAGCTAGTTTTAACCTTTGTAGCCTTAGTTTTAGTAGCACAGGCTTTTGCTCAAGCAGATTTAAGAAAAAAATAGAAGTAAACGGTAGCGCAGAAATGGAAATCACTCCAGATGAAATCTATGTAGGTATTTCTTTAAAAGAGTATATGAAAGATGCTAAAAGAAAAGTAAGCATCAGTACTTTAGAAAAGCAATTACAAGCGGCCGTTTTAAAAGCGGGTATTCCATCAGAAGATTTCATGATTAACAACATGAGCAGCTATACCAATTACTGGGAAAAGAAAAAAGACCCAGCTTTTTTAGCCAGCAAACAGTATCGTTTAAAAGTAAAAGATCTATCTAATTTAGATGCTATTATTGCCGCTGTTGATGCACAAGGAATTGCCTATACCAACATAGAAAGCTTTTCGCACTCTAAAATAGAAACTTATAAAAACGAGCTTAAAACCAAAGCCTTAAAAAATGCCAAAGAAAAAGCTACGGCATTGGTAGAAAGTATTGGCGAAAAACTAGGCGGCGTACTTTTAATACAAGACCATAACAGTGATTTTACCCCACAACCTATGCTTTATAAAACTATGGCTGTAAGAGCAGAAATGGCTGATGCTGGTGCTATGCCTGATATAGATTTTAAGAAAATAAAATTGAATTATACCATTAATGCTGCTTTTGAGATTAAATAAGCATCATTATTAAAACGTACTAAGCCCATTCTTCATTCAGGATGGGCTTTTTTTATTTTCAAGAGCCACTAAATATTGATAAATTACCAACAGAAAGAGCCTGATGATATGAATATTATTGAAGAACGGAATGATGTGCCTTCTAAAAAGAAGATACTTTACGCTGTTAATCCAACTTTAAAACAATACCTTATTAAATATGATAGGGAAATAAAACTCCCTGTTTTATATGCTGATATGCTGCGCTTTAATCTTTCTACACCGCTGTTAGATAAAAATAACCAAGATACTTTGTGGCAAACGGTTTATTATGACGAATCTGAGATGAAAGAGCTTTATCCGGGTTTGAAATATATTTATGCTTTGTTGCATACATCGGGCCGTATGGAGGTGATGGACCATCTTTCTGTTTCCAGAATAGACTACTGCACCTTTGGTAATTCTAAACCTTTTAGGGTAAGAATCATCAATAGGTTAAATGACAATTACGACCATTTTTACG
This genomic window contains:
- a CDS encoding 6-pyruvoyl trahydropterin synthase family protein, translated to MKQKIAVYRKEHFNAAHRLHNPLWSDEENKKVFGKCNNPSFHGHNYELIVKVIGYTDEQTGYLVDMKILSDIIQEHVVEKFDHKNLNLDVAEFKDLNPTAENIAMVIWNILRAQIDNALDLYVTLFETERNYVEYPA
- a CDS encoding cryptochrome/photolyase family protein, which translates into the protein MSKTLRLILGDQLNLQHPWFADKQKDVTYVMMEIMPEQLYVKHHIQKIIGFFLNMRHFALSLKQQGHHVIYFYLDSTENQQDFKENLLWLKQKLNIKKLEYQLPDELRLDETLKEIQKDFKESKVYDTHHFLTSRNEVRDFFRGKKQYLMENFYRYMRKKHQILVDSQLNPIGGQWNFDAENRKKYDGKTSLKEPLLFKRDVTELVAVLDKMEVPYMGEINKKEFDYPVGRQEAFALLDYFCEELLPAFGTYEDAMLKEHVTLFHSRLSFVLNLKIISPSEVVQQVIKYWELHQHSITIAQVEGFTRQVIGWREYMRGIYWVEMPAFKEKNFFNYSGTLPQWFWDGKVKMNCLKHCISNSLENAYAHHIQRLMVIGNFTLLAGIHPTEVDYWFLGTYADAVEWVQITNTRGMSQFADGGIVGSKPYVSSANYIDKMSNYCKSCFYDKGKRHGSKACPFNSLYWNFYMEHEEKLKNNQRVAMMYKLLEKIEPEEKEKITEQAKKYLESLNSL
- a CDS encoding type II toxin-antitoxin system RelE/ParE family toxin, with the protein product MNLIKVTPKVPEKLFKHLQGTKGLYEIRVEVGNNIYRIFSFFDKGNLVVLGNAFQKKSQKTPKQEIEKALRIMEEYQNDN
- a CDS encoding SDR family NAD(P)-dependent oxidoreductase, encoding MNYLVIGGSTGIGLALVEKLIADGHDVIAVSRHRGELPLEAKFIELDILGDVAVLKDHLPETIHGLAYCPGTINLKPFSRLTADDFRKDYEVNVIGAVKVIQQVLPQLKASKQASILMFSTVAAKAGMGFHASIAAAKSAIEGLTVSLAAEFAASNIRVNTLAPSLTDTPLAASLLATPERREASEKRHPLGRVGTAEELAEAAYFLLSEKSSWITGQVIGIDGGMSTLKSF
- a CDS encoding DUF2256 domain-containing protein, translated to MKNKSGKVISKAHLPSKLCISCHKPFSWRKKWEKCWEEVKYCSECCRNMK
- a CDS encoding flavin reductase family protein, with product MKHLTSEQITELPSRYRTTFMNSISGFKSLQMVATKSKTTGATNIALFNSIFHIGANPAYIGMVVRPDGPEHETLKNISESGFYTLNNVKEEFYKAAHQTSARYKAGESEFAACGFLEEYLEGFDAPFVKESSVKLGLKLKEIIPITLNNTRIVIGEVLHVCVDENLISADGYINLAATNTVTVAGLDAYHSTQLLARLSYAQPEKHPEEINV
- a CDS encoding TIGR03643 family protein, yielding MKQDFKHFSQVDIDRIIEMAWEDRTPFEAIAYQFKLSEQEVIRLMRRELKPSSWRLWRERAHQVSIKHQKKREQDVSRFKCSLQRQITLNKISKR
- the folE gene encoding GTP cyclohydrolase I FolE encodes the protein MLSTQLKPLKKDLLTHFEELGDEHIGTSYDTPLRDDAFDLDDDVKIDQIAHHFKHIMDILGLDLTDDSLRGTPQRVAKMYVKEIFKGLNPANKPDMKLFDNKYQYNQMLVEKNITLYSNCEHHFVPIIGRAHVAYISNGKVIGLSKLNRIVQYYAQRPQVQERLTMQIANELKQALGTEDVAVVIDATHLCVSSRGIKDVQSSTVTAEYGGKFLDIDTRNEFLKHIG
- a CDS encoding SIMPL domain-containing protein translates to MEITPDEIYVGISLKEYMKDAKRKVSISTLEKQLQAAVLKAGIPSEDFMINNMSSYTNYWEKKKDPAFLASKQYRLKVKDLSNLDAIIAAVDAQGIAYTNIESFSHSKIETYKNELKTKALKNAKEKATALVESIGEKLGGVLLIQDHNSDFTPQPMLYKTMAVRAEMADAGAMPDIDFKKIKLNYTINAAFEIK
- a CDS encoding ABC1 kinase family protein, translated to MKEQNSIPSSKVARSAKFVGTGIKIGGNYIKHYSKKLFNPDLSKDELNEDNASDIYNSLSQLKGSALKVAQMLSMDKNILPKAYVDKFSLSQYNAPPLSGPLIVQSFRKHFGKTPEKIYDTFNLKSTNAASIGQVHQATLNGKKLAVKIQYPGVGSSISSDLKLVKPFAFRLLGMSEKELDIYMKEVEERLVEETDYELEVKRSLQFSNACADIPNLVFPAYYPELSGPRIITMDWIEGLHLKEFLQTNPSQELRNQIGQALWDFYNFQQHELRAVHADPHPGNFLITPEGKLGIIDFGCIKEIPDDFYYPFFSTTSTELLNNKEETIKAFRLLEMILPKDNAQQIEFYYQNYKEMITLFAEPYMTGEFDFGQTHFFDALYTFGEKIAKMPEFKQARGVKHFIYVNRTNFGLYNILHELKANIRTDTYRPHVQLAY
- a CDS encoding TetR family transcriptional regulator C-terminal domain-containing protein; its protein translation is MMENKISEKKPKAIGTKEKIQNAYIEYLLTEGKQPASVFIFAKKNKMAEEEFYKFYASFSAIEADIWNDLFSKTIAEIKSQEVWEQYSAREKALSFFYSFFELLKSKRSYASHSIRSFKKGLKTPIALSFAKETFNEFSTQIIQEGIESGELSERKFISDKYVDALWLQVAFLLNFWTKDQSAGFEKTDEAIEKGINVTFDLFQRSPIDNLFEYGKFLAQHAGIKMAF
- a CDS encoding DASH family cryptochrome, coding for MSGKTILVWFRNDLRIHDNEILLEATLKGAKILPVYIFDTRYYTQSVYQTQKTGVFRAQFTIESVTDLRLSLQKLGGDLMVYTGLPEEILPEIVKKHQVDEVYHHREVASEETKISSLVEDALWKSQTNLKHFIGHTLYHKEDLPFPIKDIPDVFTKFRKKAEKEGQIRSVFATPEKIVVPLHLEQTEIPTLQDLGFEEFQPDQRRAINFIGGETEGLKRLNYYLWETDFLKQYKITRNGLIGADYSSKLSPWLAAGCVSPREVYWEVKKYEKERGANDSTYWLIFELLWRDYFRFMFKKHGTQYFIQEGVKGKSQDLAPNQEELFEKWKAGKTGVPFVDANMRELNLTGFMSNRGRQNVASYLVKDLNVNWTWGAAYFEEKLVDYSPASNWGNWAYVAGVGNDPREDRYFNIPKQAKEYDPKGEYVKLWLPELSERSSEIVHENYM
- a CDS encoding helix-turn-helix domain-containing protein, whose protein sequence is MITKKNITTLDEILDKKYGKKGNPKREEWEQQFEAFRLGALLEEARTKLGMTQEELAKKCGTNKSYISRIENDASDIRLSTLMKIIQKGLGGHLKLTLQV